The Pithys albifrons albifrons isolate INPA30051 chromosome 1, PitAlb_v1, whole genome shotgun sequence genome contains the following window.
GTGTGTTCTTACTCTGTTAAGTTGGTCCTGGTGTGCTCAGTTGTACTCCCTGTGCTCCAAGcgctggggctggagggaagCAAGTgggaaaaagcttttctgtgcttttcccagcacCTGAATCTGAGTTCAGCTTAAGCCAGTCAGGAAAACATAACTGAAGTCTGCATCAAGGTCTTggcctcttcctcctctcaaGTGCAGAGAGCATGATGACAGTAAAAAGAAGTACTCCTGGCAAGGGTAGCATGCTCTATAATGCTATTTTTGGCCATGCCTTTAAAACATCTGCAGTCAGTCCAAGCTTTCTAAATGCTGCATTCAGTGCATGTACAGCTGAGTGTCCTGGTACAGCGGGAAAGGAGGGTGCATGGTGTGCTGGGGGGAAGGCAGAGCGCTGTAGGCATGCAGGATCAAACATGCCAAGTCAGGTCTGGCTGAAGATTGTAAAATAGTTGCAGTGTAGGGTGAACTATCGAGTAGCTGCCTTGAACAGTCTGACTCGTGTTTGTTGCCTGTTtttcttaccatctgaggacCCAGCATGCCAACAGGTAGTGTGGCTTTGTCTCTTTATAGATGAGTTGTTAAATTTCTGTGTTAGTGATGTTGAAGCTAACACAGATTCTGCTAACGCCCAAGTTTCCAAACTCAACTGATGTTTAGGCTGTACTCCCAAAATGTACAGATGTACACATGTCTCCTTGggatcaaaaataaaaatgaatgtgaTAGCAAGTTAACCACTTGTCATTCTCAACAGGGTTTTTGCAGGCTTCCTCTTCATTTGAAGTGAAAGATTCAAGTGGTAAGGTCTGCATATTTGCTGATTTGACAGTTGCCTTCTCAGTGGAGTACAAAACCAATGCACAAAAAGAGGTAAGGGGGCTCTCTTACTGCTTGTCtctattgtttttaaaatgtgtggtTATTTCTGCACATGCACAGTATTTAAACTTTCAGCAAGTATTTATGCCTGGAAAACTGCTTCAGCAAAGATTGTTGCCCTCCCAGTCATGTTGCATCAGCTTTTCTTTATTACTGATGCTTCTTCTAGTTGAGCAACAGAGTTAAGGCCACCTGAAACAGTCACAACCAATACGTGTGTGAAATTACTTTTGTAACTGAAATTCCACACCAGTCCTATCGAtaactaaaattattttctctagaACTGTAAAGGCAGAAATGCTACCATTTGTCTTTTGGTGAACTTGGTCACACTCACAGAGCTAAATCTGAACTTTTAAACTTATCCCAAAATCTCTGAGCTTCTCACTTGGCAAATCTCTAAATTTCAGTGTATCTGTAGACTAGGGCAGTGCTTACAAGTTGTTTCATATTAACAGCAAAAGCttgttaatgaaaaattaaggaTTTGCCTTTGCAAATACTCTTATTTTCagatttgggttttgttgtttgttttttttagtgTCTTCAATACTGAGCGGGAATTGTGGATTATTTTATAGTCTCATTGCAATTGCATGTTGTTGAAGTTGATTTTTTCTCCCCTAGCCCTCAGTATAACataagattaaaaaacccctacTACTTTGCCAATGTTGCACTTGCTATGAGTGATTTGGGCTAAGCATTACATTGCGTAATCCACTTTTCAGTGGTGCTGATGATCTGAAATCCTGCTGGTACTGGTATACATGTGTGCATTCAGAGGTGACAGCTTTCATAATACGCTTTTGTCTTTCTTGCTGTAAACAGTAAGCTCAAAACTTCCCAGTAAATGTTGTATTGGGCTTCAGATACTTCACAATGTATAATAAAGTATTATGACCAAACTATGTAGGGTGTAccatttgcttttgttcttgCCCAATTGTACTATAAGAAGCAAAGCTTAATTTCTGCTACTTTCATGTGTCCAGAGTCTGCCAGATTTTATTCACTTAATACAGAAGTACTTGCAAATTCATATTGGTACCTCATGAGGAAAAAAGTCTTGAAAGGGGCTGTGAGTATGTGCTGGTTTGTCCGCAAATTTCAGAGCAACATTCTTAAACCTGAGTGCCAGTGACATACTACTTGCCATATGCTGGTATATAGGTAGACATCTTAGAGCAAGTATTAATGCCTGCTATATGTTTGTAACAGCTTCACAGgatatttaaaaagcagttaGACAAAGCTTACATGTCTGTTATTTTCTACCCCACAGGTTGTACACTTCTTTCTGCCACAAAATGCTTCAGTAGACTCGCAGAGCTCATGTGGTAAAGATAACATATCTCATCCAGTTCTGATTCTGGATTTTGGAGCAGGGCATTCATTAAGCCTGAATTTCTCAGAATCTACAGACAAGTACCAAGTTGAAGAGTTAGTTTTCCACTACAATCTGTCAGATGCAACTTTATTCCCTAATTCAACTATaggtaaaatgaaaaattcctgTTGTTATTGTGTAACCCTTCCAGATGTAATACTGACTTGTTTCTTTAAATACTGTTACATACTAATGCAATGTAATCTTTCTACAGGAGAAGTGAAGACTGTGTCACATGGAAGTATTATTCAGGCACATGTGGGCACAAAATACAGATGCATCAGCTCGCAGCAGGTCAATATGAAGAGTGTGAACATTACGTTCAGCAATGTCACTTTGGAAGCCTTTCTTGCAAACGGCACTTTGAGTGTGAACAGTAGGTATCTTGTAGCAGAAAATGTACTTGATGAGCTAATATTTCCAATAATGGattctttctttttacattCTGACTAATCATATTTAGGTGGGTACAAACTGGATCTGAAGCTCTGATAGCAGCATCTTTTGAAAGGAATGGCCTTGCCTCAGGTTTTCGTGGTAGGATTGTCAGAATCTGTGACTAGAAGGCAGTGCTCTCTATTTCCATGGGTATTGATTGCACATGTACCAGGGAACATTCCTGCTGTTGTTGAGTATGGGTGTAAACATGTGCTGCAGTAGGTTGACTGGGCATATGGCCAAAATTCTAGTTTAAGAAGTATCTGGTAACTCCCAAGCATTGTGCCACTGCTAAAGTAATTTGAACTAGTTACTGTGTGCTGTGGGGAAAATGAGGGATATAATGGCAGTTAAAAACTGGTCTGTAGAAAGCAGATCTGTACATCTTCCTAGAGGAGGTTTTATGTCAGCTGAAACAGTAAGGCTCTTTCAGGCACAGACACAAAGTGATTTTTTGTCCTGATTGCTTGTATTGAAAAGCAGTTTGGAATTTTGCTGCTAGAATGATTAGAAGACAAACTGCTTCATGGTGTGTTCATGTCCTTTGCTTTTGTGGCAGCACTCCTCAAGTGTGAAGAGCCACATAAACTGATCACCCATGCTATCTTAAGGAGTGATAAGTCTTTGCCTTACTTTTGGAATGCAGAAGAAGTCTTCATCTTCTTTGGGAGATGTAGAAATTTTCTTATGCTTTTAATCCCATTTATGTATCAGTTAAGTTgaaacaaatcttaaaaaccAGGGTAGTTGGTGCCAGCATAGAATAGATAGAATGAACAAGTGCCTTCTGCTGGAGTATCTACCTTGTCCTGTATCTGTGAAAAATGCCTTGCCTGATGCACGATGATACTGGCATTGACTCCTTTTATGGATGCTTCATGTGACTGGCTCATATCTCAGTGCATATCATTCTCTGGATCAGTCTTTTCCATTCAGTGAACTGGTTTGAAGTAAAGATGCAGACCTACCtttgtcctttaaaaaaatcccaaaccctgATTCTATTACTGCAGCCTTCAGAACTGTCTCATTTTTACTTATGATATCTTGATTCAGTTCTTATACTGGGAAAGTATGAGGAGTGATTATTTTTCAGCAGGCTCGTACCTAAGACATGATACTGGGAAAAACCGGTTTTTACCTTCTACAAAACTTCAGTAAAATCTTTCTACTgtgtaataattttctttttaagaccAGCTATTATCTGTTCTTATGTAGTCTTCtggttaaaaaataatcagtatGGCATTATTTCTGGAGTGTATTTCTTATGGAACTCAAATTTTTGTCtgcatttgctttattttctattccgacacaaccttctctttttttagaTAAACATAAATGCTTTAATTTGTCATGATCATATTGTCAAAGTTGCTTCTTTCTATCCTGTGGTATCACTGTCTTGATAAACTATTGATCTTCAGAAAATACATGTGATTTCCTATGATCCCAAGATAGACACTGGTCTGAGTTCAAGGTGGGGTTTTTGTGccattttcttgttgttttgttgtttccaCATTCCTCTTATCCATACTGCTATGCatagttttttctttaaattgtcATCTTCCCTAAGTTTTTATTAGTCTTGGATCTGGCTTTCCCATTTCTAGTGCACAACTTCTCTTTCTTggttttgggggcttttttttttagttacgATGGGTAAAGAATTCTCATTCTattagttttttgtttttaatcttcttGACTCTAAAATCTTAGTTCCTTCCATGTCTGTTCCTTTCCATTCTTGTAGGCTTGAAGCTTCCCTTGTCCCTGTGGCAGCAAGTTATTGATAAACTTTTGAGCTGGAATTTTCCCTTAatgttttttctctgcaaatctTTCATTAAAGGATATTTCTGCTGGTGATCTGGACAAGGATTACTGAAGGGAAGAAGAGTCAGTTTTTGGTGCTTCTGTGCATTACTAGGAATGGTGACTTCCATCAGAGTACCTAGAATTTAGTGACTGAGGTGATAGTAGTGATTATCTGCAGCTCTGAAAGGGAGACTTTATCTGTGATAGTTTTGTCAGCTGCTTTCCTGTAACTGTCAAGAAGAGACGTAAGAATTTCTCCCATCTTCAGGTCTGTCCTGAAGAGTTACTAGAAACTTTGCTGTAAATTGTTTCAGTGAAACTAATGTATCAAGGCTCCATCTAGGGCAAGCTTCCACTTGATGTGATTTGGTTCTTTCCATCTCTGCCAACTTGAGTATGAGGCTCTGTGTGTTGAGGTCTTGGAAATAGAGGGAAATTCTACGCTGAAGTCCCAAGAAGCTTCTTCTTACTTTGTTAGGAAATGATTGAGTTTTGGGATCAGACCAGTATCAGTCTGCAAAACATAGGGTCACTCATCTATCTGTCCATCTTCTCTCTGCTGTTTGACTTTCCAGAAATGGAGAGTAGAAATAGGAAAACATGCTGTGTTGGAGTGTGTGCGCCTTTCAGGTGTGATTAGAGTTCCTCTTTCTGAGCCATAATCAAAAATTAAGCTGCTGTTTTAAGTTCAGAGCCTATTTATTAGGTATCTTGTACCTGCAAGATACATATGCATTAAATTTTAGAAGTAGGCTCTTTGAGTCAGAGTTGCCTGCTGCTGCAGTTGCTGTTGTCCTTATAAAGTTGCAAGCTGTTATCCCTTACACATGGAGATGACCTTGGCTTGGGACATGGAGGTCATGTCTTTGTTATGACCTTTGGTTTTGGCTTAGATGTGCAGTGTCGGAACCTTCTTGGCTCCCAGATCAAGTTAAGATCTTGCTGCCAGGGGTTTCCAAGTACTCTGGCAAATAAATCAGTCACTCTTCCCTCggaagctgctgctgaactggatgaaaagagaaaaccaactTGCACATCTTCACTGAGTCTTGTTCCACCCATGGACGGTGGCGCCTTATGTGGAACTAAAGGGAGGATGGATTTGGGAGAACACAACAGAACACTTGCCACTAGTAGTGTCTTAGAATGCCCTCATTAAGGATAGGAGAGTCAGAGTACTGTTTTAAGGTTACTGTGGATATTGCCAAAGTAATCACACAGGGTCCTCACATACTGGTAGTATGACAGAGGAGAAGAAGGACACATCTCCTGGGAGAGCACTGTTAACAGTGGGCTGTTCTCTGCCTGTAGCACACAAGTGCCCAAGCATGTGAGGGGCGGGCAAGCCAGCCTTGCTGTGAGCATACGGCAGGAATGCTGGCTCTGTCAACATGGCACTGTCTAAATAATCCTGGCTTGATGACAAAGTGAAATGATGCATGTGAATGAAAGGATGTGAACTCCAgtaaattataaaaatagagGTGTTGTTTTCACATGCTAGGCTTTAAAAGTGTCTCAAACTTTGCAGCAAATGTTTAGGTAATGCTTTACCATTGCATTTCTGAGCTTTTATTATCTTCTGTTAGGAAAAACTACTTGGAATTGTGTCTTCCTTTCCCTTGAGGATTAAAAAGGTAGATCATCCCACAGCTTCATTTTGTTTGATGatgtctgttttcctttctctgcagagACAGAATGTGCTGAAGATATGGGCTCTACTACTGCTGTAGTGCCCACAACTCCTAAACAGACTACTAGCCAGGTTCCAACAACTAGCCCAGCACCAACATCATcacccccaaaccctgcagtTGGTAAATACAATGTGACTGGTCCAAATGGAACCTGTGTACTTGCCTACATGGGCTTACAGCTTAATATCACCTACccaaaaaaagatgaaaaggtacatcttgggtttttgtttcttcaaagCCTTCAGTTTCCTTCTTTGGGGAAGGCTTGGGAAATTATTGTGAGCtaaccttttctttaaaaaagcccAGGTCTTTGTGATGTTCATCCATCATTATCCTCTATTTGAATTGCTTTAACATGGTCTAGGCTAGTGACATTTCAAACAGTTCTACTGAAAGTGGTCATTAAGGATTTTTCCATTTACTAAGAGCAGTAATAAACTTTGTTGAATCCAGGAAGTGTATGTGGCTGTTTCAAAGAAGCAGTAAAAATTATCAAGATATGAGTAGAGGGAATCCTGTTATCAGAGTTGCTATCTAAAcaagatttttaaactgttaaataaaatacagaaatttggCCAGAGGCACCTGCATGAAAACAGTGAATGACTATTAGAAGGGAAAACCACTACTGTAAAACTGGACAGGCTTGTGACTTAGTTACTTTCAACCAGCACTGCAGACGTTGGGTTTGACTTTAATGCTTAAAAGCTACTTAATGCTTGATTGTAATagcaaaaaaaacaaaacaaaaaacatggtTTGTGTAAGATCCAGCCCTGGCAAAGGTTCTTCCTCTCCACTGTTAGTGCAGAGCCCAGCTTGCCAGCTCCATGGACAAACCCAAAGTCCCAAAGGGGCTGGTGAAGGCCCTCAGTAGGAAACAATGGTGGTGCAAAGGAACCTATTGCATTTATTAATGATGTTGATGACTGAGAGGTAAAATCACAAGCACTGATAGGTGTACAGTTGCTGATTATGATGGCAGTTGTGTTTTAGCCACCTTAATTGTGTGAAATTCTCTGAGCATGGTGTTCTAGCTCTGCCATAACAGCTGATTTCCAGTGTAATGACCATTGAGGAGGTGGCAAATAGCTTTTCCAAAGTCTCCTGAGGATCCAGCTAAGAGCTGCTGAAAGTTTTCTATTTGATTGTTTGGCAAATATGCTTAACTTACAGGTTGTTTCCTTAATGGCTTCAACATTATGCCAAAGCAGGATGTTACAGTGTCTTGACCCCTGTGTAGTGTGGTTCTTGAGGTTTTTGTATGCTGCAAGAACCAAAGCAGTTTAGTGTGGAGAAAGCAACAGGTTATTGGCTGCAGCCAATCAGGCTGCAGAAGGCTTTGTTAGACATGCAGTGTTGCCCACAGTGCTCAGTGTCAGCCTGGGGCAGTGTGCACCAGCCTGTAACCCGCACGTGTGTCTGCCCCGGTGACAAAACGTGTGGGCAAACAACACTGTGTGCAAGTGATACGAGCCAGCCACATGTCGATTGGATGGAAGGTGATGTGTTAGTCTCTTCAAATGTCATAACTGAGCCTCTCCTTTCACAGATGGGTTTGGATTTGCTGAATTTCATACCACATAATACAAGTGTTTCTGGGAGATGCGACAATACATCTGCCTTGTTGAATCTGACTTTTGAGAAAACAAGGGTTATCTTCCAGTTTGCATTGGTAAGAATTTCTGCACAAAGCATGTAACAGGGTCTGCAGGGTTCTTCGTGTGGGAAAACTAATTGGGACAAgtacaagaggaaaaaagatgcAACTACGCTAAGGGGAGTAACTAATTCCTTTGGTTGTAATACTAGAATTTGGTGGGTTTTACACTTGGTAACTTTTGTGAGAAAAGAATGTATtcatgtatatatgtacatatatatatgtatatatacacacagaaaagtattttgtttggaatgggaatttcttttaaaattgtattgCCTGCTCTAAGGCTTCTTGTCCAAACTGGGAACAGCCTGTGACAAGTAGATATCTCATCTGATTGTACAAGTCTGGAATTGGATTTAAGTCCTCATCAATATTCTATGTACAGTTGAAGGGCTTTGTGTGCTTGTCTTCTGGTCTCCTATCATGGTTGGGAATCCTGTTTCTCACAGTCCTGCTCCAGTGCTGTATTGGAGCTGCATACCCTCGAGGACTGAATCCACTTTGTCAGAGAGCTTCATGCTCCTTTTAATGCTGATGGGATTGATTGAATGTGATCACCTTGCCCTGTTGCTATTGAATGcctctccccagctctggggtacTGAGATCACTGCAGTAGGCTGCTAAGGTATGGGTGGGACTATGCCTGCAGTGTGGAACTCAAGTCAATAGTGTGAGGGGTGACAAGTCCCCCTTTCTCTGTCTCTACTCTCCCCCAGTGTAATCTTCCCTAAGGTGCACATCTTCTGTAGCTTTTCTCTCCTAAAGTACAACTAATAAACTTCCCAATTGTGGACTAGCCTATGAAAACACTTCTCAAAATGCATGCAGAATCAAACCTGGATGTTAACAGCTTATGTTGTATATCATTAGCTTAAATGACAACtactggtttgtttttctttgttttttttaaagaatgcaaGCGCTGAAAAATTCTTCCTGCAAGGTGTGAATGTAAGCACGACTCTGCCTTCTGAAGCAAAAAGTAAGGACTTTTAAGAAGTCTACTTTCAGTGACTACTTCTCTAAATATTAAGGGTAGCCTGCATTAAATAACATGTTGGGGATGACTATCAAATTTTAGCTCTATGAGCTTACAGTTCCTGCTCTTCAGGTTTATATAATAAGACTTTCTCTTACACAGATCCAAAATTTGAAGCATCAAACAACAGCGTGAGTGGGCTGAGAGCTACAGTAGGGAACTCCTACAAGTGCAATTCAGAGGAGAATCTGCAGGTCACAGATGAAGCTCTTGTCAATGTATTTAATGTTCAGATCCAGGTTTTCAAGATTGATGGAGACAAATTTGGGCCAGGTAAGAGGTTTACATTGGGTAGCCCCCGTCAAACCTAAGATTTGTGAAGTACGAT
Protein-coding sequences here:
- the LAMP1 gene encoding lysosome-associated membrane glycoprotein 1 translates to MTGRGRRQSAPSGAGAAPTVPVPVPVPAPPAPAEPRPRPDMARRLLAAAALLGFLQASSSFEVKDSSGKVCIFADLTVAFSVEYKTNAQKEVVHFFLPQNASVDSQSSCGKDNISHPVLILDFGAGHSLSLNFSESTDKYQVEELVFHYNLSDATLFPNSTIGEVKTVSHGSIIQAHVGTKYRCISSQQVNMKSVNITFSNVTLEAFLANGTLSVNKTECAEDMGSTTAVVPTTPKQTTSQVPTTSPAPTSSPPNPAVGKYNVTGPNGTCVLAYMGLQLNITYPKKDEKMGLDLLNFIPHNTSVSGRCDNTSALLNLTFEKTRVIFQFALNASAEKFFLQGVNVSTTLPSEAKNPKFEASNNSVSGLRATVGNSYKCNSEENLQVTDEALVNVFNVQIQVFKIDGDKFGPVEECLQDENNMLIPIIVGAALAGLVLIVLIAYLIGRKRSHAGYQTI